From Chryseobacterium viscerum, one genomic window encodes:
- a CDS encoding T9SS type A sorting domain-containing protein has product MRKSLFAIGLLAISYSVQAQILCHVDTNANMYVSEGTLVYSGGGVQTRGNGLLDVHGNIMVVGSATDSFKTIDAGGADKTDGGNIILRLNTPASFATSTYGQLYIDGLSQSNISGVVTKEYRTTSNGSGNYFQQVALPFSGKAFNSLSTEVGKTFNTGRYDNPILKWDNANAVSITTLNLAPTSTTWDPSGYYMLKVKNNDWNPSAPASGNVFNINGKPYAPYAGTVSLQNAGKSNVGASNVVFGTNGNALNQYNEKYNTYLDDSFEFTTNPWSGTFGQNFYQFGNPFLTNLDLANIGYTESVTGSDGNAVRNIWGIEYDPGTIVTLPSGSTYATAAKVVTFLPTGDGVAPAIGDVDLLVIKPMQSFKIKLRDNTAQTLNFNTLRRFKSTARTAGTNYDVTAAKMANGKNTTNTVKQLGVIGLDANGKELSRTYYVVSPSLTTGHQISAATSVQSSAGKNIIGTFEESLNGGYDNNNTNYWLYINEANESNFKGKNVKLVNYYLDQVKSYKFEIRENAALIPAGAHQLSSGIGFYYKAENGNLIEAKQGDVVAVTNEEANLYYGEPSNITLAVDNSNKAAASRTLVVYDPSITNYIVRFDPKWKKADIQVYDMSGKLVISKKAVDASRDFVIELDGSVKNSYVVKIVSDKGETVNTKILK; this is encoded by the coding sequence ATGAGAAAAAGTTTATTTGCTATAGGTCTTTTAGCAATTAGTTACTCTGTTCAGGCGCAGATACTATGTCATGTTGACACTAATGCTAATATGTATGTGAGCGAAGGCACCCTAGTTTATAGCGGTGGAGGTGTACAGACAAGAGGTAATGGTCTTTTGGACGTACATGGAAATATCATGGTTGTAGGATCTGCTACAGATAGTTTTAAGACAATTGATGCTGGCGGTGCTGATAAAACTGACGGTGGAAATATCATCTTAAGACTTAACACTCCTGCTTCTTTTGCTACTTCCACGTATGGTCAGCTGTACATTGACGGATTATCCCAATCCAACATTTCTGGTGTTGTCACCAAAGAATACAGAACTACTAGTAACGGTAGCGGGAATTATTTCCAGCAAGTTGCTTTGCCTTTCTCTGGTAAAGCTTTCAATTCATTATCTACTGAAGTTGGCAAAACTTTCAATACCGGAAGGTATGATAATCCAATTCTTAAATGGGATAATGCTAATGCTGTTTCTATTACTACTTTGAATCTAGCTCCTACCTCGACTACTTGGGATCCTTCAGGTTATTATATGCTAAAGGTTAAAAATAATGACTGGAATCCAAGTGCTCCTGCATCAGGAAACGTATTCAATATTAACGGAAAACCATATGCACCGTATGCTGGAACTGTATCATTACAGAATGCAGGAAAATCTAACGTAGGTGCTTCCAATGTTGTATTCGGAACTAATGGTAATGCTCTAAACCAATACAACGAGAAGTACAATACTTATCTTGATGATAGTTTTGAGTTTACTACAAATCCATGGTCTGGAACATTCGGACAAAATTTCTACCAATTCGGAAACCCTTTCCTTACCAATTTAGATTTAGCTAATATTGGATATACTGAAAGTGTTACAGGATCTGATGGAAATGCTGTAAGAAACATCTGGGGTATTGAATATGACCCAGGTACAATTGTTACTCTTCCAAGTGGTTCTACTTATGCTACAGCTGCTAAGGTAGTTACTTTCTTACCTACAGGTGACGGAGTAGCTCCTGCTATTGGTGACGTAGATTTACTTGTAATCAAACCGATGCAGTCATTTAAAATAAAGTTAAGAGACAATACAGCTCAGACTTTAAATTTTAATACCCTGAGAAGATTCAAATCTACTGCAAGAACAGCAGGTACCAATTATGATGTAACAGCAGCTAAAATGGCTAATGGTAAGAATACAACCAATACTGTAAAACAGCTTGGTGTAATCGGTCTTGATGCTAACGGGAAAGAACTTTCCAGAACATACTATGTTGTTTCTCCATCATTAACAACAGGACACCAGATTTCTGCAGCAACTTCAGTGCAGTCTTCAGCGGGTAAAAACATCATCGGTACTTTTGAAGAATCACTGAATGGTGGGTATGATAATAATAATACTAACTATTGGTTATATATTAACGAAGCTAATGAGAGTAACTTCAAGGGTAAAAATGTTAAGTTAGTTAACTATTACCTGGATCAGGTGAAATCTTATAAATTCGAGATCAGAGAAAATGCAGCGCTAATCCCAGCTGGTGCACATCAGTTATCTTCAGGAATTGGATTCTATTATAAAGCCGAAAACGGAAATTTAATAGAAGCTAAGCAAGGAGATGTTGTAGCGGTAACAAATGAGGAAGCTAATTTGTATTATGGAGAACCAAGTAATATTACTTTGGCTGTAGATAATAGTAATAAAGCTGCTGCATCAAGAACACTTGTAGTGTATGATCCATCTATTACAAATTACATTGTAAGATTTGATCCAAAATGGAAAAAAGCAGATATTCAAGTTTATGATATGAGCGGTAAACTAGTAATCTCTAAAAAAGCGGTTGATGCGTCCAGAGATTTTGTAATCGAGCTTGATGGCTCAGTTAAAAATTCATACGTTGTAAAAATCGTTTCTGATAAGGGAGAAACTGTTAACACTAAAATCTTAAAATAA